In Burkholderia gladioli, a genomic segment contains:
- a CDS encoding FAS1-like dehydratase domain-containing protein yields the protein MSPDHRATPNAADHPVQTASDRIAAAPAAALAATLDLDTRPAPGDPLPPLWHWLYFWSVAPQAALGADGHAATGGFLPDLGLPRRMAAGGRLRFAAPLPIGAEASRESRVLSIERKSGRSGHLAFVTVLHEIRVAGSAAPVIREEQDIVYREAARPGEAQPMPAPLAAPGHADWERSISPSEALLFRYSALTFNGHRIHYDRDYARGVEAYPDLVVHGPLIATLLLDAAARFAPDAVVREYRYKALRPTFAGQPFTVCGRRAEDGRTLELWARDHEGWLTMSASATLA from the coding sequence ATGTCACCCGATCATCGCGCCACGCCGAACGCCGCCGATCATCCCGTCCAGACCGCCAGCGATCGCATCGCGGCCGCGCCGGCCGCCGCGCTGGCGGCCACGCTCGATCTCGACACGCGCCCCGCCCCTGGCGATCCGCTGCCGCCGCTCTGGCACTGGCTCTATTTCTGGTCGGTCGCGCCGCAAGCCGCGTTGGGCGCGGACGGCCATGCCGCCACCGGCGGTTTCCTGCCCGATCTCGGCCTGCCGCGCAGGATGGCGGCCGGCGGGCGGCTCCGGTTCGCCGCGCCGCTGCCGATCGGCGCCGAGGCCTCGCGCGAATCGCGGGTGCTGTCGATCGAGCGGAAATCGGGCCGCAGCGGGCACCTGGCCTTCGTCACGGTGCTGCATGAGATCCGCGTGGCCGGCAGCGCCGCGCCGGTAATCCGCGAGGAACAGGACATCGTCTATCGCGAGGCCGCGCGCCCCGGCGAGGCGCAGCCGATGCCGGCGCCGCTCGCCGCGCCCGGGCACGCCGACTGGGAGCGCAGTATTTCGCCCTCCGAAGCGCTGCTGTTCCGCTACTCGGCGCTGACCTTCAACGGCCACCGGATCCACTACGACCGCGACTACGCGCGCGGCGTCGAGGCTTATCCCGACCTGGTCGTGCACGGCCCGCTGATCGCCACCCTGCTGCTCGACGCGGCGGCCCGCTTCGCGCCCGATGCCGTGGTGCGCGAGTACCGCTACAAGGCGCTGCGCCCGACCTTCGCCGGCCAGCCCTTCACCGTCTGCGGGCGCCGCGCCGAGGACGGCCGCACGCTCGAACTCTGGGCCAGGGACCACGAAGGCTGGCTGACCATGTCGGCCAGCGCGACGCTCGCCTGA
- a CDS encoding ribonuclease activity regulator RraA, with amino-acid sequence MADEQGIIDTLSSVTTATLTTLLLKKGLRNVWIRGAQPLREGQPRLVGRAFTLRFVPAREDLATPESWSSPRSTRAAIEAMPGGCIAVVDAMGIRDAGIFGDILCQRMQQRGVAALITDGVVRDVAGVLDTQLPVWCSGVAAPPSVAGLTFVNWQEPIGCGGVAVFPNDLIVVDADGAVVIPAALVDEITAAAVEQERLEGWIIEQVRNGASLPGLYPPNEENKARYEAYKRGL; translated from the coding sequence CTGTCGTCCGTGACGACCGCCACCCTCACCACCCTGTTGCTGAAGAAGGGCCTGCGCAATGTCTGGATCCGCGGCGCGCAGCCCTTGCGCGAGGGCCAGCCGCGCCTGGTCGGCCGTGCCTTCACGCTGCGTTTCGTGCCGGCGCGCGAGGATCTCGCCACGCCGGAATCCTGGTCCTCGCCGCGCTCGACGCGCGCGGCGATCGAGGCCATGCCGGGCGGCTGCATCGCGGTGGTCGACGCGATGGGGATCCGCGACGCCGGCATTTTCGGCGACATCCTTTGTCAGCGCATGCAGCAGCGCGGCGTGGCCGCGCTGATCACCGACGGCGTGGTGCGCGACGTGGCCGGCGTGCTCGACACGCAACTGCCGGTGTGGTGCAGCGGCGTGGCGGCGCCGCCCTCGGTGGCGGGCCTAACCTTCGTGAACTGGCAGGAGCCGATCGGTTGCGGCGGCGTGGCCGTGTTCCCGAACGACCTGATCGTCGTCGATGCCGACGGCGCGGTAGTTATCCCGGCCGCGCTGGTCGACGAGATCACGGCGGCCGCGGTGGAGCAGGAGCGGCTGGAAGGCTGGATCATCGAGCAGGTGCGCAACGGCGCCTCGCTGCCGGGGCTTTATCCGCCCAACGAGGAGAACAAGGCGCGCTACGAGGCTTACAAGCGCGGCCTGTGA
- a CDS encoding lactonase family protein gives MSKTLTVIVSNSISADLRVYRLDPDAPSMQAAGHHPLGPQLMPLAIASDRSTLFAALRSTPPAIARCRLDPGTGQLATDYRLDVGAGHVSLAIDRAGRFLFGASYGSHQLVVHAIARLDEGDASPLQTLEGIRNAHAVLVSPDDRHVYVTSLGSDALLCCSLDAEREAPLEIVDTLAFDKGFGPRHMRFSPDGAWLHVLSEFRATVAVFRRDPLTGRLSRHHVTTRPPELAAMRDGQARPPATEPQPDPATLAGAIWAADLQVRPDGRFVYLSERTTSRLFVLRVEADGTLAHAGAVSTETQPRGFAIDPGGRCLVACGEHSPQVSLYLIDDASGLPALHSRHPGGQGANWVEIVASGA, from the coding sequence ATGTCGAAGACCCTGACCGTCATCGTTTCGAATTCCATCAGCGCCGACCTGCGCGTCTACCGCCTCGACCCCGATGCACCCTCGATGCAGGCCGCCGGCCACCACCCGCTAGGCCCGCAACTCATGCCGCTGGCGATCGCATCCGATCGCAGCACGCTGTTCGCCGCGCTGCGCAGCACGCCGCCGGCCATCGCGCGATGCCGGCTCGATCCCGGCACCGGCCAGCTCGCGACCGACTACCGGCTCGACGTCGGCGCGGGCCACGTCTCGCTGGCGATCGATCGCGCCGGGCGCTTCCTGTTCGGCGCCTCCTACGGCAGCCACCAGTTGGTGGTGCACGCCATCGCCCGCCTCGACGAAGGCGATGCAAGCCCGCTGCAAACGCTCGAAGGCATTCGCAACGCCCATGCCGTGCTGGTCTCGCCCGACGACCGCCATGTCTACGTCACCTCGCTGGGCAGCGACGCCCTGCTCTGCTGCTCGCTCGATGCAGAACGCGAGGCACCGCTCGAGATCGTCGACACGCTTGCCTTCGACAAGGGCTTCGGCCCGCGCCACATGCGCTTCTCGCCCGACGGCGCCTGGCTCCATGTGCTCAGCGAATTCCGCGCGACAGTAGCCGTGTTCCGGCGCGATCCGCTCACCGGCAGGCTGAGCCGCCACCACGTCACGACGCGCCCGCCCGAACTCGCGGCGATGCGCGACGGCCAGGCCCGGCCGCCCGCCACCGAGCCGCAACCCGATCCGGCCACGCTGGCCGGCGCGATCTGGGCGGCCGACCTGCAGGTGCGCCCTGACGGCCGTTTCGTCTATCTGTCGGAGCGCACCACCAGCCGGCTGTTCGTGTTGCGCGTGGAGGCCGACGGCACGCTCGCGCATGCGGGCGCCGTGTCGACCGAAACGCAGCCGCGCGGCTTCGCGATCGATCCGGGCGGGCGCTGTCTGGTCGCCTGCGGCGAGCATTCGCCCCAGGTGTCGCTCTACCTGATCGATGACGCCTCGGGCTTGCCGGCCCTGCATTCGCGCCATCCCGGCGGACAGGGCGCGAACTGGGTGGAGATCGTCGCGAGCGGGGCCTGA
- a CDS encoding class I SAM-dependent methyltransferase: MRTRSASSDLLFFLRSWFENPMNVAAIAPSGEPLSRLITRDITGIDGPVLELGAGTGVFTRALLQRGLAQRDLILVDNSERFGSLLAERFPDAKIVIGDAAALAPLGVALPQSVGAVVSGLPLLSMPRPKVAAILEGAFHYLREDGAFHQFTYGYRCPIPRRTLDTLGLKASCVGRVIRNLPPAAVYRITRK; the protein is encoded by the coding sequence ATGCGAACCCGAAGCGCATCGTCCGACCTGTTGTTCTTCCTGAGGTCGTGGTTCGAGAACCCGATGAACGTGGCCGCGATCGCGCCCTCCGGCGAGCCGCTGAGCCGCCTGATCACGCGCGACATCACCGGCATCGACGGCCCCGTGCTGGAACTGGGCGCCGGCACCGGCGTGTTCACGCGGGCCCTGCTGCAGCGCGGCCTGGCCCAGCGCGACCTGATCCTGGTGGACAACAGCGAGCGCTTCGGCAGCCTGCTGGCCGAGCGCTTCCCCGATGCGAAGATCGTGATCGGCGACGCGGCCGCGCTGGCACCGCTCGGCGTGGCGCTGCCGCAATCGGTCGGCGCGGTGGTCAGCGGCCTGCCGCTGCTGTCGATGCCCAGGCCGAAGGTGGCGGCGATTCTCGAAGGCGCGTTCCACTACCTGCGCGAGGATGGCGCCTTCCATCAGTTCACCTACGGGTATCGCTGCCCGATCCCGCGCCGCACACTCGACACGCTGGGCCTGAAGGCCAGTTGCGTGGGCCGCGTGATCCGCAACCTGCCGCCGGCCGCCGTCTACCGCATCACGCGCAAATGA
- a CDS encoding electron transfer flavoprotein subunit alpha/FixB family protein translates to MTILIIAEHDNATIKAATLNTVAAAQKIGGDIHVLVAGGNAQGAADAAAKIAGVAKVLLADAPQLAEGLAENVEATVLNIAKDYSHILAPATAYGKNVAPRIAAKLDVAQISDITAVDSADTFERPIYAGNAIATVQSSDAIKVITVRSTGFDPVAAEGGSASVEKIEAAADSGKSQFVNREVTKLDRPELTSANIIVSGGRGLGSGENYTKVLEPLADKLSAALGASRAAVDAGYVPNDYQVGQTGKIVAPQLYIAVGISGAIQHLAGMKDSKVIVAINKDEEAPIFSVADYGIVGDLFTVVPELTDAL, encoded by the coding sequence ATGACGATTCTGATCATTGCCGAACACGACAACGCCACGATCAAGGCGGCGACGCTGAACACGGTGGCGGCCGCGCAGAAGATCGGCGGCGACATCCACGTGCTGGTGGCGGGCGGCAACGCGCAGGGCGCGGCCGACGCGGCGGCGAAGATCGCCGGCGTGGCGAAGGTGCTGCTGGCCGATGCGCCGCAACTGGCCGAGGGCCTGGCGGAGAACGTGGAAGCCACGGTGCTGAACATCGCGAAGGACTATTCGCACATCCTGGCGCCGGCCACGGCCTACGGCAAGAACGTGGCGCCGCGCATCGCGGCGAAGCTGGACGTGGCGCAGATCTCGGACATCACGGCAGTGGACAGCGCCGATACCTTCGAGCGCCCGATCTACGCCGGCAACGCGATCGCGACGGTGCAGTCGAGCGATGCGATCAAGGTGATCACGGTGCGCTCGACGGGCTTCGATCCGGTGGCGGCCGAAGGCGGCAGCGCATCGGTGGAGAAGATCGAGGCGGCGGCCGACAGTGGCAAGTCGCAGTTCGTGAACCGTGAAGTGACCAAGCTCGATCGTCCGGAGCTGACCAGCGCGAACATCATCGTGTCGGGCGGCCGGGGCCTGGGCAGCGGCGAGAACTACACGAAGGTGCTGGAGCCGCTGGCCGACAAGCTGTCGGCGGCGCTGGGCGCCTCGCGCGCGGCGGTCGACGCGGGCTACGTGCCGAACGATTATCAAGTGGGCCAAACCGGCAAGATCGTGGCGCCGCAGTTGTACATCGCGGTGGGCATCTCGGGTGCGATCCAGCATCTGGCCGGGATGAAGGACTCGAAGGTGATCGTGGCGATCAACAAGGACGAGGAAGCGCCGATCTTCAGCGTGGCCGACTACGGCATCGTCGGCGACCTGTTCACGGTGGTGCCGGAGCTCACCGATGCGCTCTGA
- a CDS encoding HpcH/HpaI aldolase/citrate lyase family protein, with translation MRSEIDTFPRPPQAGTRDEAAAAAVPAQSYLFVPGNRPERFERALASGADAVIVDLEDAVEPAAKQAAREQLAGWVSRGRPVLVRINARGTPWFEQDAQLGALDGVAGIVLPKAETAQDVTATIALARRRVPVYPLVESALGMWNAIEIARAPYVRRLMFGTLDFIAEMGMSDDGVPLNPYRAQLALVSRVAGIEPPVDGVTPDVHDLARIERDAANGKLHGFGAKLCIHPKQIEAVHRCYRPAEQEIDWARRVIEAAREAGGSAVMLDGRMVDRPVVLRAERILALHAATAVSASGSSA, from the coding sequence ATGCGCTCTGAGATCGACACCTTCCCGCGGCCGCCGCAAGCAGGCACGCGCGACGAGGCGGCCGCGGCGGCGGTGCCGGCGCAATCCTATCTGTTCGTGCCCGGCAATCGTCCCGAGCGTTTCGAGCGCGCGCTGGCCAGTGGTGCGGACGCGGTGATCGTCGATCTGGAGGACGCCGTCGAGCCCGCCGCCAAGCAGGCCGCGCGCGAGCAACTGGCCGGCTGGGTGTCGCGCGGCCGGCCGGTGCTGGTGCGCATCAATGCTCGCGGCACGCCCTGGTTCGAGCAGGATGCCCAGCTCGGCGCGCTGGACGGCGTGGCCGGCATCGTGCTGCCGAAGGCGGAAACGGCGCAGGACGTGACGGCCACGATCGCGCTGGCGCGGCGGCGCGTGCCGGTCTACCCGCTCGTGGAGAGCGCGCTGGGCATGTGGAATGCCATCGAGATCGCGCGGGCGCCGTATGTCAGGCGCCTGATGTTCGGCACGCTCGATTTCATCGCCGAGATGGGCATGAGCGACGACGGCGTGCCGCTCAATCCGTATCGCGCGCAACTCGCGCTGGTGTCGCGCGTGGCCGGCATCGAGCCGCCCGTGGACGGCGTGACGCCCGACGTGCACGACCTGGCGCGCATCGAGCGCGATGCGGCGAACGGCAAGCTGCATGGCTTCGGCGCCAAGCTCTGCATTCATCCGAAGCAGATCGAGGCGGTGCATCGCTGCTACCGGCCCGCCGAGCAGGAGATCGACTGGGCGCGGCGCGTGATCGAGGCGGCGCGCGAGGCCGGCGGCAGCGCCGTGATGCTCGACGGCCGGATGGTGGATCGGCCGGTGGTGCTGCGTGCCGAACGGATCCTCGCGCTGCACGCGGCGACGGCAGTTTCGGCGAGCGGATCGTCGGCGTGA
- the mgrA gene encoding L-glyceraldehyde 3-phosphate reductase: MTQYLADSNRYNDAMPYRRVGRSGMVLPAISLGLWQNFGGVDVFETGRAILRRAFDRGVTHFDLANNYGPPAGSAEENFARWLAADFKPYRDELVISTKAGWAMWPGPYGGPTGTRKHLIASCEQSLRRMKLDYVDVFYSHRVDPNTPLDETMGALVQLHKQGKALYVGISSYSPELTRQAAQILESEGVPLFIHQPNYSMLNRGIEHGLLQTLDELGVGCIGFSPLAQGLLSSKYLKEVPADARVTRSGSMNSGMLSEQNLERIRALNAIAERRGQTLAQMAIAWTLRDARVSSTLIGARTVAQLDDSLDAVKQLSFTAEELAEIDRHAQDGNVDIWKVSSGIGAN, translated from the coding sequence ATGACGCAGTATCTGGCTGATTCGAATCGCTACAACGATGCCATGCCCTACCGCCGGGTCGGCCGCAGCGGGATGGTGCTGCCGGCGATCTCGCTCGGTCTCTGGCAGAACTTCGGCGGCGTGGACGTGTTCGAGACGGGCCGCGCGATCCTGCGCCGCGCCTTCGATCGCGGCGTCACGCACTTCGATCTGGCCAACAACTATGGTCCGCCCGCCGGTTCCGCCGAGGAAAACTTCGCGCGCTGGCTCGCCGCCGACTTCAAGCCGTATCGCGACGAACTGGTGATCTCGACCAAGGCCGGCTGGGCGATGTGGCCCGGCCCCTACGGCGGCCCGACCGGCACGCGCAAGCATCTCATCGCGAGCTGCGAGCAGAGCCTGCGCCGCATGAAGCTCGACTACGTCGACGTGTTCTATTCGCACCGCGTCGACCCGAATACGCCGCTGGACGAAACCATGGGCGCGCTGGTGCAACTGCACAAGCAGGGCAAGGCGCTCTACGTCGGGATCTCCTCGTATTCGCCGGAACTGACGCGCCAGGCCGCCCAGATCCTCGAATCGGAAGGCGTGCCGCTGTTCATCCACCAGCCGAACTATTCGATGCTGAACCGCGGCATCGAGCACGGCCTGCTGCAGACGCTCGACGAACTCGGCGTGGGCTGCATCGGTTTCTCGCCGCTCGCGCAGGGGCTGCTCAGCTCGAAGTACCTGAAGGAGGTGCCGGCCGATGCGCGTGTCACGCGCAGCGGCTCGATGAACTCGGGCATGCTGAGCGAGCAGAACCTGGAGCGGATCCGGGCGCTGAACGCGATCGCCGAGCGCCGTGGCCAGACGCTCGCGCAGATGGCGATCGCCTGGACGCTGCGCGATGCGCGCGTGTCCTCGACGCTGATCGGCGCGCGCACGGTGGCCCAGCTCGACGATTCGCTCGATGCGGTCAAGCAGCTCTCGTTCACGGCCGAGGAACTGGCCGAGATCGACCGTCATGCGCAGGACGGCAACGTCGATATCTGGAAGGTGTCCTCGGGCATCGGCGCGAACTGA
- a CDS encoding MFS transporter → MTRTINAAGRLDRLPISRFHWKILGLIAGGAFLDAFDIYLANGAVASMVKEGFTDLRHGAIFVSSTFIGMMIGAFAAGYLGDRLGRRYSYQLNLAVFGLASLAACFAPNIEWLIVLRLVMGIGLGAELVVAAGTLAEFVPPATRGKWVSLLAVITNSGLFAALAAGYWIIPHLGWRYMFALAGIGALAVWFLRKRMPESPRWLESVGRLDEAEATLASIEQQVRAQHGELPPVERAVSLNVGKVPISRLFAPDMRARLLVAALTAIGVNVGLYGFVAWLPTFFVAEGLSVVKSLGFVFFMSIGSPVGGLIGYVVADRWGRARSIVVASLISIALGWIYVTLRDATAIVMVGFGLVSALYTITTLGLFGYIPELFPTEVRLRGTGVAGTAGRASSIVTPYLALLLYQRFGVSGVISMVSLVLVVLCVAIVVLRVETSRQALEDIAPGDAADGSAAQAAAVAGSADGR, encoded by the coding sequence ATGACCCGCACCATCAACGCCGCCGGCCGGCTCGATCGCCTGCCGATATCGCGCTTTCACTGGAAGATCCTCGGCCTGATCGCCGGCGGCGCCTTCCTCGACGCCTTCGACATCTACCTCGCCAACGGCGCGGTGGCCTCGATGGTCAAGGAAGGCTTCACGGACCTGCGCCATGGCGCGATCTTCGTGTCCTCGACCTTCATCGGCATGATGATCGGCGCCTTCGCGGCCGGCTACCTGGGCGACCGGCTCGGCCGGCGCTATTCGTACCAGCTCAACCTGGCCGTGTTCGGGCTCGCCTCGCTGGCGGCCTGCTTCGCGCCGAACATCGAATGGCTGATCGTGTTGCGCCTGGTGATGGGCATCGGCCTGGGCGCGGAACTGGTGGTGGCGGCCGGCACACTGGCCGAATTCGTGCCGCCAGCCACGCGCGGCAAGTGGGTCTCGTTGCTGGCCGTGATCACCAACAGCGGCCTGTTCGCGGCGCTCGCGGCCGGCTACTGGATCATCCCCCACCTCGGCTGGCGCTACATGTTCGCGCTGGCCGGCATCGGCGCGCTGGCGGTCTGGTTCCTGCGCAAGCGCATGCCGGAATCGCCGCGCTGGCTCGAATCGGTCGGCCGGCTCGACGAGGCCGAGGCGACGCTGGCCTCGATCGAGCAACAGGTGCGCGCGCAACATGGCGAGCTGCCGCCGGTCGAGCGCGCCGTCAGCCTGAACGTCGGCAAGGTGCCGATCTCGCGGCTGTTTGCGCCGGACATGCGCGCTCGCCTGCTGGTGGCCGCGCTCACCGCGATCGGCGTCAACGTCGGCCTGTACGGCTTCGTCGCCTGGCTGCCGACCTTCTTCGTCGCCGAGGGCCTGTCGGTGGTGAAATCGCTCGGCTTCGTGTTCTTCATGTCGATCGGCTCGCCGGTGGGCGGCCTGATCGGCTACGTGGTGGCCGACCGCTGGGGCCGCGCGCGCAGCATCGTGGTGGCTTCGCTGATCAGCATCGCGCTGGGCTGGATCTACGTGACGCTGCGCGACGCCACCGCGATCGTGATGGTCGGCTTCGGGCTGGTCAGCGCGCTCTACACGATCACCACGCTCGGGCTGTTCGGCTATATCCCCGAGCTGTTCCCCACCGAGGTGCGCTTGCGCGGCACCGGCGTTGCGGGCACTGCCGGGCGCGCCTCCTCGATCGTGACGCCCTACCTCGCCCTGCTGCTCTATCAGCGCTTCGGCGTGTCGGGCGTGATCTCGATGGTCAGCCTGGTGCTGGTGGTGCTGTGCGTGGCGATCGTGGTGCTGCGCGTCGAGACTAGCCGGCAAGCGCTGGAGGACATCGCGCCGGGCGACGCGGCGGATGGCAGTGCCGCGCAGGCCGCGGCGGTGGCCGGCTCCGCGGACGGGCGCTGA
- a CDS encoding acyl-CoA dehydrogenase family protein — protein MNATTDAFQDIRDAIRDLCGQFPAEYFRKIDEARAYPAEFVDALTKAGWLAALIPQEYGGSGLGLTEASVIMEEINRNGGNSGACHGQMYNMGTLLRHGSAAQKDRYLPKIASGELRLQSMGVTEPTTGTDTTKIKTTAVRRGDRYVVNGQKVWISRVQHSDLMILLARTTPLAEVSKKSEGMSIFIVDLHEAIGRGMTVQPIPNMVNHETNELFFDNLEIPAENLIGEDGQGFRYILDGLNAERTLIAAECIGDGYWFVDKVSQYVKDRVVFGRPIGQNQGVQFPIARSYINVEAASLMRFEAARRFDAHEPCGAQANMAKLLAADASWEAANACLQFHGGFGFACEYDVERKFRETRLYQVAPISTNLILSYVAEHILGLPRSF, from the coding sequence ATGAACGCCACCACCGACGCCTTCCAGGACATCCGCGATGCCATCCGCGACTTGTGCGGCCAATTTCCCGCCGAGTACTTCCGCAAGATCGACGAGGCACGCGCCTACCCCGCCGAATTCGTCGACGCGTTGACCAAGGCCGGCTGGCTGGCCGCCCTGATCCCGCAGGAATACGGCGGCTCCGGGCTCGGCCTGACCGAAGCCTCGGTGATCATGGAGGAGATCAACCGCAACGGCGGCAACTCGGGGGCCTGCCACGGCCAGATGTACAACATGGGCACCCTGCTGCGCCACGGCTCGGCCGCGCAGAAGGACCGCTACCTGCCGAAGATCGCCTCGGGCGAGCTGCGCCTGCAGTCGATGGGCGTGACCGAGCCCACCACCGGCACCGATACCACGAAGATCAAGACCACCGCCGTGCGCCGCGGCGACCGCTACGTGGTGAACGGCCAGAAGGTGTGGATCTCGCGCGTCCAGCATTCCGACCTGATGATCCTGCTGGCGCGCACCACGCCGCTGGCCGAGGTCAGCAAGAAGAGCGAGGGCATGTCGATCTTCATCGTCGACCTGCACGAGGCGATCGGCCGGGGCATGACGGTGCAGCCGATCCCGAACATGGTCAACCACGAGACCAACGAGCTGTTCTTCGACAATCTCGAGATCCCCGCCGAGAACCTGATCGGCGAGGACGGCCAGGGCTTCCGCTACATCCTCGACGGCCTGAACGCGGAGCGCACCCTGATCGCGGCCGAGTGCATCGGCGACGGCTACTGGTTCGTCGACAAGGTCTCGCAATACGTCAAGGACCGCGTGGTGTTCGGCCGACCGATCGGCCAGAACCAGGGCGTGCAGTTCCCGATCGCGCGCTCCTACATCAACGTCGAGGCCGCCAGCCTGATGCGCTTCGAGGCCGCCCGCCGCTTCGACGCCCACGAGCCTTGCGGCGCCCAGGCCAACATGGCCAAGCTGCTGGCCGCCGACGCCTCCTGGGAAGCCGCCAATGCCTGCCTGCAATTCCACGGCGGCTTCGGTTTCGCCTGCGAATACGACGTCGAGCGCAAGTTCCGCGAGACGCGGCTCTACCAGGTCGCGCCGATCTCGACCAACCTGATCCTGTCCTACGTGGCCGAGCACATCCTCGGCCTGCCGCGCTCGTTCTGA
- a CDS encoding electron transfer flavoprotein subunit beta/FixA family protein, giving the protein MKILVPVKRVVDYNVKVRVKSDGTGVDIANVKMSMNPFDEIAVEEAVRLKEAGTATEVIAVSIGVAQAQETLRTALAIGADRAILVEAGEGVEPLGVAKILKALVDKEQPQLVILGKQAIDDDSNQTGQMLAALAGLPQATFASKVTVADGRATVAREVDGGSETLALTLPAVVTTDLRLNEPRYVTLPNIMKAKKKPLETVKPEDLGVDVRARLKTLKVSEPPKRAAGVKVADVKTLVEKLKTEAKVL; this is encoded by the coding sequence TTGAAGATTCTGGTGCCGGTAAAGAGAGTGGTCGACTACAACGTGAAGGTTCGCGTGAAGTCGGACGGAACGGGCGTCGATATCGCGAACGTGAAGATGTCGATGAACCCGTTCGATGAGATCGCGGTGGAAGAGGCGGTGCGCCTGAAGGAAGCGGGCACGGCGACGGAAGTGATCGCCGTGTCGATCGGCGTGGCGCAGGCGCAGGAGACGCTGCGCACGGCGCTGGCGATCGGCGCGGACCGCGCGATCCTGGTGGAAGCCGGCGAAGGCGTGGAGCCGCTGGGCGTGGCGAAGATCCTGAAGGCGCTGGTCGACAAGGAGCAGCCGCAACTGGTGATCCTCGGCAAGCAGGCGATCGACGACGATTCGAACCAGACGGGCCAGATGCTGGCCGCGCTGGCAGGCCTGCCGCAGGCGACCTTCGCCTCGAAGGTGACGGTGGCCGACGGTCGCGCCACGGTCGCGCGCGAAGTGGACGGCGGCTCGGAAACCCTGGCGCTGACGCTGCCGGCGGTGGTGACCACCGACCTGCGCCTGAACGAGCCGCGCTACGTGACGCTGCCCAACATCATGAAGGCGAAGAAGAAGCCCCTCGAGACGGTGAAGCCGGAAGACCTGGGCGTGGACGTGAGAGCGCGCCTGAAGACGCTGAAGGTGTCGGAGCCGCCCAAGCGCGCGGCGGGTGTGAAGGTGGCCGACGTGAAGACGCTGGTCGAGAAGCTGAAGACCGAAGCGAAAGTGCTGTAA
- a CDS encoding CaiB/BaiF CoA transferase family protein, translating into MLPLEGIRVVTFEHAIAAPFCTRQLADLGARVIKIERPGVGDFARGYDERVKGLASHFVWTNRSKESLTLDVKQPEAIEVVHRLLAEADVFVQNLAPGATQRLGLDYASLGERYPGLIVCDISGYGLDGPYRDRKAYDLLIQSEAGFLSVTGSPEQPAKAGCSVSDIAAGMYAYSNILAALLARGRTGRGRHIDVSMLESAVEWMSYPLYYAFDGQNPPQRAGASHATIFPYGPFRAGDGNTVILGLQNEREWQSFCESVIRQPALAEDPRFSSNSRRVANRAELSALIEQAFAALSAREVLDRLDAARIANAQMNDMQAVWQHAQLTARQRWTMVGTPAGEIPALLPPGLSAADAPRMDPVPALGEHTDAILAELGYDAAGIARLHGSGAV; encoded by the coding sequence ATGCTGCCACTGGAAGGGATTCGCGTCGTCACCTTCGAGCATGCGATCGCCGCGCCGTTCTGCACGCGCCAGCTCGCCGATCTCGGCGCGCGCGTGATCAAGATCGAGCGGCCCGGCGTCGGCGATTTCGCGCGCGGCTACGACGAGCGCGTCAAGGGCCTGGCCTCGCACTTCGTCTGGACCAATCGCTCCAAGGAAAGCCTGACGCTCGACGTCAAGCAGCCCGAAGCGATCGAGGTGGTGCACCGGCTGCTGGCCGAGGCCGACGTGTTCGTGCAGAACCTCGCGCCCGGCGCCACGCAGCGGCTCGGGCTCGACTACGCGAGCCTGGGCGAGCGCTACCCCGGCCTGATCGTCTGCGATATCTCCGGTTACGGCCTGGACGGCCCCTATCGCGACCGCAAGGCCTACGACCTGCTGATCCAGAGCGAGGCCGGCTTCCTGTCGGTGACGGGCTCGCCGGAGCAGCCCGCCAAGGCCGGCTGCTCGGTGTCCGACATCGCCGCCGGCATGTACGCCTACTCGAACATCCTCGCGGCGCTGCTCGCGCGCGGCAGGACCGGCCGCGGCCGGCACATCGACGTATCGATGCTGGAAAGCGCGGTGGAATGGATGAGCTATCCGCTCTACTACGCCTTCGACGGCCAGAATCCTCCCCAGCGCGCCGGCGCCTCGCACGCCACGATCTTTCCCTATGGACCCTTTCGCGCCGGCGACGGCAACACGGTGATCCTCGGGCTGCAGAACGAGCGCGAATGGCAGAGCTTCTGCGAGAGCGTGATCCGCCAGCCCGCGCTGGCCGAGGACCCGCGCTTCAGCTCGAACAGCCGGCGAGTGGCCAATCGTGCCGAACTGAGCGCGCTGATCGAGCAGGCCTTCGCCGCGTTGAGCGCGCGCGAGGTGCTCGACCGGCTCGACGCGGCGCGCATCGCCAATGCGCAGATGAACGACATGCAGGCGGTCTGGCAGCACGCGCAGCTCACCGCGCGCCAGCGCTGGACGATGGTCGGCACGCCGGCCGGCGAGATCCCGGCGCTGCTGCCGCCGGGCCTGAGCGCCGCCGACGCGCCGCGCATGGACCCGGTGCCGGCGCTCGGCGAACACACCGACGCAATCCTCGCCGAACTCGGCTACGACGCGGCGGGCATCGCACGACTGCATGGCTCGGGCGCCGTCTAG